A genomic segment from Micromonospora echinaurantiaca encodes:
- the trxA gene encoding thioredoxin, whose product MGATKSVTDASFAADVLKSDKPVLVDFWAEWCGPCRKVSPLLEEIAGEMGDQVTIVKLNIDENPETARTYRVMSVPTLTVFKNGEPVQSIAGAKPKGELVKLIESAL is encoded by the coding sequence ATGGGTGCAACCAAGTCGGTCACCGACGCGAGCTTCGCGGCCGACGTGCTGAAGTCCGACAAGCCGGTGCTGGTGGACTTCTGGGCCGAGTGGTGCGGGCCGTGCCGCAAGGTCTCGCCGCTGCTGGAGGAGATCGCCGGCGAGATGGGTGACCAGGTCACCATCGTCAAGCTCAACATCGACGAGAACCCGGAGACCGCCCGGACCTACCGGGTGATGTCGGTGCCGACCCTCACCGTGTTCAAGAACGGCGAGCCGGTGCAGTCGATCGCCGGGGCCAAGCCGAAGGGCGAACTGGTCAAGCTGATCGAATCCGCGCTCTGA
- a CDS encoding N-acetylmuramoyl-L-alanine amidase — translation MRPIRPGDRGPAVTEIRLVLSGLDLLSPSPGPGDEFDPQTERAVRAFQQSRGLSVDGRVGAETWRALDAARWRLGARTLYHAVPEPLTGEDVRSLQERLLEMGYDVGRADAIYGIRTARAVAQFQREVGLTPDGSCGPHTMNALRRLGRKVVGGRPQWLRESDAIRQSGPTLVGKTVVIDPGHGGTDPGVVVLDGPLRWTEADLVHDLASRLEGRLAASGVRVQLTRGPSPRTCLPDVDRAQLANSLGADVFISLHTDGHANPAAEGVATYHYGTNNGVTSATGERLAGLVQREIVARTGLRDCRTHAKAWDLLRLTRMPAVRVEVGYLTSPADRARLVDPRFRDRVVEAIVAGVQRMYFPIERDVPTGSIDVSELRAVVAAGTVVD, via the coding sequence GTGCGTCCGATCCGACCCGGAGACCGTGGACCCGCGGTGACGGAGATCCGTCTGGTGCTCTCCGGCCTCGACCTGCTCAGCCCGTCGCCCGGGCCGGGCGACGAGTTCGACCCCCAGACCGAACGGGCCGTGCGGGCCTTCCAGCAGTCCCGTGGGCTGAGCGTGGACGGTCGGGTGGGTGCGGAAACCTGGCGGGCCCTCGACGCGGCCCGCTGGCGGCTCGGCGCCCGCACCCTCTACCACGCGGTGCCCGAGCCGCTCACCGGCGAGGACGTCCGGTCGCTCCAGGAACGGCTGCTGGAGATGGGCTACGACGTGGGTCGCGCGGACGCCATCTACGGCATCCGGACCGCCCGGGCGGTCGCCCAGTTCCAGCGGGAGGTCGGGCTGACCCCGGACGGCTCGTGCGGCCCGCACACCATGAACGCACTACGCCGGCTGGGCCGCAAGGTGGTCGGCGGCCGGCCGCAGTGGCTGCGGGAGTCGGACGCGATCCGGCAGTCCGGGCCGACGCTGGTCGGCAAGACGGTGGTGATCGACCCGGGGCACGGTGGCACCGACCCGGGCGTGGTGGTGCTGGACGGACCGCTGCGTTGGACCGAGGCGGACCTGGTGCACGACCTGGCCAGCCGGCTGGAGGGGCGGCTCGCCGCGTCCGGCGTCCGGGTGCAGCTGACCCGCGGCCCGTCGCCGCGTACCTGCCTGCCCGACGTCGACCGGGCCCAGCTGGCGAATTCGCTCGGTGCCGACGTGTTCATCTCGCTGCACACCGACGGGCACGCCAACCCGGCCGCCGAGGGGGTCGCCACCTACCACTACGGCACCAACAACGGCGTGACCTCGGCGACCGGGGAGCGGCTGGCCGGGCTGGTGCAGCGGGAGATCGTGGCGCGCACCGGGCTGCGGGACTGCCGTACCCACGCCAAGGCGTGGGACCTGCTGCGGCTGACCCGGATGCCGGCGGTCCGGGTCGAGGTCGGCTACCTCACCTCGCCGGCCGACCGGGCCCGGCTGGTGGATCCCCGGTTCCGGGACCGGGTGGTCGAGGCGATCGTGGCCGGGGTGCAGCGGATGTACTTCCCGATCGAGCGGGACGTGCCGACCGGCTCGATCGACGTGAGCGAACTGCGGGCGGTGGTGGCCGCCGGCACGGTGGTGGACTGA
- a CDS encoding GNAT family N-acetyltransferase, producing the protein MSRRLVSLTLDTLEDLPRPCRQCVFWELDPVSADRACAAGDPGLEKEAWVSQTLLEWGSCGKLVYVDGMPAGFVMYAPPAYVPRSMAFPTSPVSADAALLMTANVVPAFAGGGLGRMLVQGVARDLTKRGIKAIEAFGDAKFGDAEDPTGGCLAPADFFLSVGFKTVRPHPRFPRLRLELRTALSWKSDVEYALEKLLGSMSPETLLRPVRPAPATRSSIAG; encoded by the coding sequence ATGTCGCGACGTCTGGTCAGTCTGACCCTGGACACGCTGGAGGACCTGCCCCGCCCCTGCCGGCAGTGCGTCTTCTGGGAGCTCGATCCGGTCTCCGCGGACCGAGCCTGCGCGGCCGGTGACCCGGGTCTGGAGAAGGAGGCCTGGGTCTCCCAGACGCTGCTGGAGTGGGGTTCCTGCGGCAAGCTGGTCTACGTCGACGGCATGCCGGCCGGCTTCGTCATGTACGCCCCGCCCGCCTACGTGCCCCGCTCGATGGCCTTCCCCACCTCGCCGGTCTCGGCCGACGCCGCGCTGCTGATGACGGCCAACGTGGTCCCCGCCTTCGCCGGTGGTGGGCTGGGTCGGATGCTGGTCCAGGGCGTGGCGCGGGACCTCACCAAGCGCGGGATCAAGGCGATCGAGGCGTTCGGTGACGCCAAGTTCGGCGACGCCGAGGATCCGACCGGTGGCTGCCTGGCTCCTGCCGATTTCTTCCTTTCGGTGGGCTTCAAGACGGTCCGTCCGCATCCGCGCTTCCCGCGGCTCCGCCTGGAGCTGCGGACCGCGCTCAGCTGGAAGTCCGACGTCGAGTACGCGCTGGAGAAGCTGCTCGGCTCGATGAGCCCGGAGACCCTGCTGCGGCCGGTCCGGCCGGCCCCGGCCACCCGCTCCTCGATCGCTGGCTGA
- a CDS encoding aminotransferase-like domain-containing protein: MTGTTLDDYTDRYARRVRGMTASEIRALFAVASRPEVVSLAGGAPYIAALPLDAVGEMLGRLGAEHGTTTLQYGIGQGTPELRERICEVMALSGIDAACGASPEDVVVTVGGQQALDLVARLFLDPGDVVLAEGPTYVGALGVFQAAQAQVVHVPMDDDGLIPEALEVAIAEQARAGRRVKFLYTIPTYQNPTGVTLTEERRERVLDICERAGLLVVEDDPYGQLGFEGEAPAPLRARRRDGVFYLSTFSKTFAPGLRVGWILAPHAVRDKLVIASEAQILCPSGYAQAAVTTYLSTMPWREQLKVYREVYRERRDAMLTALEDLMPEGTTWTNPGGGLFVWATLPDGLDSKAMMPRAIAARVAYVPGTGFYADGTGSGNMRLNFSFPSPERIREGVRRLAGVMEQDIAMRKVFGAVGRPGVRRGQAGSDTPGPDLA; the protein is encoded by the coding sequence ATGACCGGCACGACACTCGACGACTACACCGACCGGTACGCCCGGCGGGTCCGGGGCATGACCGCCTCCGAGATCCGCGCGCTCTTCGCGGTGGCCAGCCGGCCGGAGGTGGTCTCGCTCGCCGGTGGCGCCCCCTACATCGCGGCCCTGCCGCTGGACGCGGTCGGCGAGATGCTCGGCCGGCTCGGCGCCGAGCACGGCACCACCACCCTCCAGTACGGCATCGGGCAGGGCACCCCGGAGCTGCGCGAGCGGATCTGCGAGGTGATGGCGCTCTCCGGCATCGACGCGGCCTGCGGCGCCTCCCCGGAGGACGTGGTGGTCACCGTCGGCGGTCAGCAGGCGCTCGACCTGGTGGCCCGGCTCTTCCTCGACCCGGGTGACGTGGTGCTCGCCGAGGGGCCGACCTACGTCGGCGCCCTCGGGGTGTTCCAGGCCGCCCAGGCCCAGGTGGTGCACGTGCCGATGGACGACGACGGGCTGATCCCGGAGGCGCTCGAGGTGGCCATCGCCGAGCAGGCGCGCGCCGGCCGCCGGGTGAAGTTCCTCTACACCATCCCGACCTACCAGAACCCGACCGGCGTCACGCTGACCGAGGAGCGGCGGGAGCGGGTGCTCGACATCTGCGAGCGCGCCGGCCTGCTCGTGGTCGAGGACGACCCGTACGGCCAGTTGGGGTTCGAGGGCGAGGCGCCGGCGCCGCTGCGCGCGCGTCGGCGCGACGGCGTCTTCTACCTGAGCACGTTCTCCAAGACCTTCGCGCCCGGGCTGCGGGTGGGCTGGATCCTCGCGCCGCACGCCGTCCGCGACAAGCTGGTGATCGCCAGCGAGGCGCAGATCCTCTGCCCCAGCGGCTACGCCCAGGCGGCCGTCACCACGTACCTGTCGACCATGCCCTGGCGGGAGCAGCTCAAGGTCTACCGGGAGGTCTACCGGGAGCGGCGGGACGCGATGCTCACCGCGTTGGAGGACCTGATGCCGGAGGGCACCACCTGGACCAACCCGGGTGGCGGCCTGTTCGTCTGGGCCACCCTGCCGGACGGGCTGGACTCCAAGGCGATGATGCCGCGGGCCATCGCCGCCCGGGTGGCGTACGTGCCCGGCACCGGCTTCTACGCCGACGGCACGGGCAGCGGCAACATGCGGCTGAACTTCTCCTTCCCGTCCCCGGAGCGGATCCGGGAGGGCGTGCGCCGGCTGGCCGGCGTGATGGAGCAGGACATCGCGATGCGGAAGGTCTTCGGTGCCGTGGGCCGGCCCGGCGTGCGGCGCGGGCAGGCCGGTTCGGACACGCCGGGACCTGACTTGGCATGA
- a CDS encoding D-alanine--D-alanine ligase family protein, which yields MSATTAAEHPVVPPVTADLHVLVLAGGLSYERDVSLRSGRRVLDALRAVGVEAELRDADVALLPALTADPPDAVVIALHGATGEDGSLRGVLDLCGVPYVGCDARASRLAWDKPSAKAVLREAGIPTPDWVALPHDRFSELGAVAVLDRIVDRLGLPLMVKPAQGGSGLGAAVVRDATALPAAMVGCFAYDSTALVERYVPGMDVAVSVVDLGDGPRALPAVEIVPRNGVYDYAARYTAGRTTWHTPARLDAAVADTVAEVALAAHAALGLRDLSRVDLIVDADGRPHVLEVNVSPGMTETSLLPLAVQAAGLDFGRVLGSLVTRAATRA from the coding sequence ATGAGCGCCACCACCGCTGCCGAACATCCCGTCGTACCCCCCGTCACCGCCGACCTGCACGTGCTGGTGCTCGCCGGCGGTCTCTCCTACGAGCGGGACGTCTCGTTGCGCTCCGGCCGGCGGGTGCTCGACGCGCTGCGCGCCGTGGGCGTGGAGGCCGAGCTACGCGACGCCGACGTGGCCCTGCTGCCCGCGCTGACCGCCGACCCGCCCGACGCCGTGGTGATCGCCCTGCACGGCGCCACCGGCGAAGACGGCTCGCTGCGCGGGGTGCTCGACCTCTGCGGCGTCCCGTACGTCGGCTGCGACGCCCGCGCCTCCCGGCTCGCCTGGGACAAGCCGTCGGCGAAGGCCGTGCTCCGCGAGGCCGGCATCCCCACCCCGGACTGGGTCGCGCTGCCGCACGACCGGTTCTCCGAGCTGGGTGCGGTGGCGGTGCTCGACCGGATCGTCGACCGGCTGGGCCTGCCGCTGATGGTGAAGCCCGCGCAGGGCGGTTCCGGCCTGGGCGCCGCGGTGGTCCGGGACGCCACGGCCCTCCCGGCCGCGATGGTCGGCTGCTTCGCGTACGACTCCACCGCGCTGGTCGAACGGTACGTCCCCGGCATGGACGTGGCGGTCTCCGTGGTCGACCTGGGTGACGGCCCGCGCGCCCTGCCGGCCGTGGAGATCGTGCCGCGCAACGGGGTGTACGACTACGCCGCCCGGTACACGGCCGGCCGCACCACCTGGCACACCCCCGCCCGACTCGACGCGGCGGTGGCCGACACAGTGGCCGAGGTGGCGCTCGCCGCGCACGCCGCACTGGGGCTGCGCGACCTGAGTCGGGTCGACCTGATCGTGGACGCGGACGGCCGGCCGCACGTGCTGGAGGTCAACGTCTCCCCGGGGATGACCGAGACCTCCCTGCTACCGCTTGCCGTACAGGCCGCCGGGCTGGACTTCGGCCGGGTGCTCGGCTCCCTGGTGACCCGGGCCGCGACCCGCGCCTGA
- a CDS encoding ParB/RepB/Spo0J family partition protein, giving the protein MKNRPRGGLGRGLGALIPTGPASVAGAVAGAPDNTVAAAAVPAGVPAAVDAPAPAPATLSPVPGARFAEIPVDAIVPNPKQPRQVFDEEALEELKTSIREVGFLQPIVVRQLDDEKYELVMGERRWRAAQAVGRDSIPAIVRDTRDDAMLRDALLENIHRANLNPLEEAAAYQQLLEEFGATHEELARRIGRSRPQISNTIRLLNLPAQVQRRVAAGVLSAGHARALLSLEEAEAQEQLALRIVAEGLSVRATEEIVALALSDGPTKKESARRRPKPHAPALTDLADRLSDRFDTRVKVDIGRSKGKITIEFATVDDLERIVGIIGVEREEPEA; this is encoded by the coding sequence ATGAAGAACCGTCCTCGGGGCGGGCTGGGTCGAGGCTTGGGGGCACTGATCCCCACCGGACCAGCGTCGGTCGCCGGTGCCGTGGCGGGTGCCCCCGACAACACCGTTGCCGCCGCGGCCGTACCGGCCGGTGTGCCGGCAGCGGTCGACGCACCCGCACCCGCGCCAGCGACCCTCAGCCCGGTGCCGGGCGCCCGGTTCGCCGAGATCCCGGTCGACGCCATTGTGCCGAACCCGAAGCAGCCCCGGCAGGTCTTCGACGAGGAGGCGCTGGAGGAGCTGAAAACCTCGATCCGCGAGGTCGGTTTCCTCCAGCCGATCGTGGTGCGCCAGCTCGACGACGAGAAGTACGAGCTGGTGATGGGCGAGCGGCGGTGGCGCGCCGCGCAGGCGGTGGGCCGGGACAGCATCCCGGCGATCGTCCGGGACACCCGCGACGACGCGATGCTCCGGGACGCGTTGCTGGAGAACATCCACCGGGCCAACCTGAACCCGCTCGAAGAGGCGGCCGCCTACCAGCAGTTGCTCGAGGAGTTCGGCGCCACCCACGAGGAACTGGCTCGCCGGATCGGCCGGAGCCGACCGCAGATCTCCAACACCATCCGGTTGCTCAACCTGCCCGCGCAGGTGCAGCGGCGGGTCGCCGCCGGCGTGCTCTCCGCCGGGCACGCCCGGGCGCTGCTGAGTCTGGAGGAAGCGGAGGCGCAGGAGCAGTTGGCCCTCCGGATCGTCGCCGAGGGTCTCTCCGTACGGGCGACCGAGGAGATCGTGGCGCTGGCCCTGAGCGACGGCCCGACCAAGAAGGAGTCCGCTCGCCGGCGACCCAAGCCGCACGCGCCGGCGCTTACCGATCTGGCAGACCGCCTCTCGGACCGCTTCGACACCCGGGTGAAAGTCGACATCGGCCGGAGCAAGGGCAAGATCACGATCGAGTTCGCGACGGTCGACGACCTGGAGCGGATCGTCGGCATCATCGGGGTCGAACGGGAGGAACCCGAAGCCTGA
- a CDS encoding ParA family protein → MPIRRNAAARFEPPVPQQPTPEAVPDAAAVPVSDTTAAFGSAAVEPAYVSRETPIREEDDPPLAMEAMRAVQILNPSGEVTMPRPERTRVMCVANQKGGVGKTTTTVNLAVALALHGNRVLVVDLDPQGNASTGLNVPHHTGVPDVYDCLINSVPLEEVAQEVEGIPNLWCVPATIDLAGAEIELVSVVARESRLARAITAYPGHFDYVFIDCPPSLGLLTVNALVAAQEVLIPIQCEYYALEGLNQLIQNINLVRQHLNPRLEVSTILLTMYDRRTRLADAVEQDVRNHFGDKVLQAVIPRNVRVSEAPSYGQSVMTYDPGSRGATSYFEAAQEIAERGVKEPVSRNA, encoded by the coding sequence ATCCCGATCCGGCGTAACGCGGCGGCCCGGTTCGAGCCGCCGGTGCCCCAGCAGCCGACGCCGGAGGCGGTGCCGGACGCGGCCGCGGTGCCGGTCTCCGACACGACAGCCGCCTTCGGAAGTGCCGCTGTGGAGCCCGCGTACGTTTCACGTGAAACACCGATACGCGAAGAGGATGACCCACCGTTGGCTATGGAGGCGATGCGGGCCGTGCAGATCCTGAATCCCAGTGGCGAGGTGACGATGCCTCGGCCGGAGCGGACCCGGGTCATGTGCGTCGCGAACCAGAAGGGCGGCGTGGGTAAGACCACGACCACGGTGAACCTGGCGGTGGCGCTCGCCCTGCACGGCAACCGGGTGCTGGTGGTCGACCTCGACCCGCAGGGCAACGCCTCCACGGGGCTGAACGTGCCCCATCACACCGGCGTGCCGGACGTCTACGACTGCCTCATCAACAGCGTGCCGCTGGAGGAGGTCGCCCAGGAGGTCGAGGGCATCCCGAACCTGTGGTGCGTACCGGCCACCATCGACCTGGCGGGTGCCGAGATCGAACTCGTCTCGGTGGTCGCTCGCGAGTCGCGGCTGGCCCGCGCCATCACGGCGTACCCGGGGCACTTCGACTACGTCTTCATCGACTGCCCGCCGTCGCTCGGCCTGCTCACGGTCAATGCTCTGGTCGCGGCGCAGGAGGTGCTCATCCCGATCCAGTGCGAGTACTACGCGCTGGAGGGCCTCAACCAGCTGATCCAGAACATCAATCTGGTTCGCCAGCACCTCAACCCGCGACTGGAGGTCTCCACGATCCTGCTCACCATGTACGACCGGCGTACCCGGCTGGCGGACGCGGTGGAGCAGGACGTGCGGAACCACTTCGGCGACAAGGTGCTCCAGGCGGTCATCCCGCGTAACGTCCGCGTCTCCGAGGCGCCCAGCTACGGCCAGTCGGTGATGACCTACGATCCCGGTTCGCGGGGGGCGACGAGCTACTTCGAAGCCGCCCAGGAGATCGCCGAGCGGGGCGTCAAGGAGCCGGTGAGCCGGAATGCGTAG
- the rsmG gene encoding 16S rRNA (guanine(527)-N(7))-methyltransferase RsmG, with protein sequence MTNDDTTAGAVAGPGGTPPGPSAVRPGDTPSAVRPGGTPSPADAVLPPELAGAARTLFGDRLDLAAAYAELLATDGVVRGLIGPREAPRIWDRHLLNCAAVAERIPDGAAVLDVGSGAGLPGLVLAIARPDLTVTLIEPLARRTSFLVEAVQGLGLAKTVRVFRGRAEEAAAGGASAEPLRGDVVTARAVAPLDRLAAWCLPLAVRGGRLVALKGASAAEEIAEHAAAVARLGGGEPTVHRCGEGVLDAPTTVVEIVRERAVEPARQPAAKRSRGGRSRRR encoded by the coding sequence GTGACGAACGACGACACCACGGCCGGAGCCGTGGCCGGCCCGGGCGGCACGCCGCCCGGGCCGTCGGCTGTCCGCCCCGGTGATACGCCGTCGGCTGTCCGCCCGGGTGGCACGCCGTCGCCGGCCGACGCGGTGCTCCCACCGGAACTGGCCGGCGCGGCCCGCACCCTCTTCGGCGACCGGCTCGACCTGGCCGCCGCGTACGCCGAACTGCTGGCCACCGACGGCGTGGTGCGCGGCTTGATCGGGCCCCGCGAGGCGCCGCGGATCTGGGACCGCCACCTGCTCAACTGCGCCGCCGTGGCGGAGCGGATCCCCGACGGCGCGGCAGTGCTCGACGTCGGCTCGGGTGCCGGACTGCCCGGCCTGGTGCTGGCCATCGCGCGCCCCGACCTGACCGTGACGCTGATCGAACCGCTCGCCCGGCGGACCTCCTTCCTGGTCGAGGCGGTCCAGGGGCTCGGGCTGGCGAAGACGGTCCGGGTGTTCCGCGGCCGGGCCGAGGAGGCGGCGGCCGGCGGTGCCAGTGCCGAGCCGCTGCGCGGCGACGTGGTCACCGCCCGGGCGGTCGCCCCGTTGGACCGGCTGGCCGCCTGGTGCCTGCCACTCGCGGTACGCGGTGGACGGTTGGTCGCCCTCAAGGGCGCGTCGGCCGCAGAGGAGATCGCCGAGCACGCGGCGGCGGTGGCGCGGCTCGGCGGCGGCGAGCCGACCGTGCACCGGTGCGGTGAGGGCGTGCTCGACGCGCCGACCACCGTGGTGGAGATCGTCCGCGAACGGGCGGTGGAGCCGGCCCGGCAACCGGCCGCCAAGAGGTCCCGCGGCGGCCGGTCGCGCCGCCGCTGA
- a CDS encoding Jag family protein — MTDTSIPRADESLDEEGVAPAAAEDDTEAEETEEGPREKKAAGEGDLFRQSEIAADYVEGLLDILDYDGDIDELVSGGRPVVEVVGGRLQNLVGQRGATLEALQELARLAVFRQTGSPSRLLLDVGGYRANRRKELAAVAKNAVEKVKEYGEPVRLEPMSAFERKCVHDVVNAMSGVESESEGVEPNRRIVVRPAD, encoded by the coding sequence GTGACGGACACCAGCATCCCCCGCGCCGACGAGTCACTGGACGAGGAGGGCGTCGCCCCCGCCGCGGCGGAGGACGACACCGAGGCGGAGGAGACCGAGGAGGGCCCGCGGGAGAAGAAGGCCGCGGGCGAGGGCGACCTGTTCCGGCAGAGCGAGATCGCCGCCGACTACGTCGAGGGCCTGCTCGACATCCTCGACTACGACGGCGATATCGACGAGCTTGTATCGGGTGGTCGGCCGGTGGTCGAGGTCGTCGGCGGCCGGCTGCAGAACCTGGTCGGGCAGCGTGGCGCCACCCTGGAGGCGCTGCAGGAACTGGCCCGGCTGGCCGTCTTCCGGCAGACCGGGTCGCCGAGCCGGCTGCTGCTCGACGTCGGCGGCTACCGGGCCAACCGCCGCAAGGAGCTGGCCGCCGTCGCCAAGAACGCCGTCGAGAAGGTCAAGGAGTACGGCGAGCCGGTCCGCCTGGAGCCGATGTCCGCGTTCGAGCGCAAGTGTGTGCACGACGTGGTCAACGCGATGAGCGGGGTGGAGAGCGAGTCCGAGGGTGTCGAGCCGAACCGGCGCATCGTCGTCCGGCCGGCGGACTGA
- the yidC gene encoding membrane protein insertase YidC, whose translation MSLDWIYYAISWILLAWHSAWDAIGVADGAVIGTNWAWILAIVFLVVTVRVILFPIFVKQIKSQRAMQALQPQVKALQEKHKGDRETLQKEMMELYRKEKANPLMGCLPMFLQIPVFLGLFHVLRRLDPANGGKTLYGWTVDQFESASQAKLFTAPIAGKFGSTAEELARLGANGTTVKVIAGILVLVMMGTTYLTSRQMILKTGWAEDPQQRMIQRLMLYGIPLSLLVSGAIFPIGVIIYWVTNNLFTLGQQQWVLRKFPPPANVSTTKPGTSPRGPVQPAKSGGLLGRGKPAAQVPAKPAAPKVAAPKPGAKPVNPKKGRPAKRKG comes from the coding sequence TTGAGTCTCGACTGGATCTACTACGCGATTTCGTGGATCCTGCTGGCCTGGCATTCGGCCTGGGACGCCATCGGCGTGGCGGACGGCGCGGTGATCGGCACGAACTGGGCCTGGATCCTCGCCATCGTCTTCCTGGTGGTCACTGTCCGGGTGATCCTGTTCCCGATCTTCGTCAAGCAGATCAAGTCCCAGCGGGCGATGCAGGCGCTCCAGCCCCAGGTGAAGGCGCTGCAGGAGAAGCACAAGGGTGACCGGGAGACGCTCCAGAAGGAGATGATGGAGCTCTACCGGAAGGAAAAGGCCAACCCGCTGATGGGCTGCCTTCCGATGTTCCTCCAGATCCCGGTCTTCCTCGGCCTCTTCCACGTGCTCCGCCGCCTCGACCCGGCCAACGGCGGCAAGACCCTCTACGGCTGGACGGTCGATCAGTTCGAGAGCGCCTCGCAGGCGAAGCTCTTCACCGCGCCGATCGCCGGCAAGTTCGGCTCGACCGCCGAGGAGCTGGCCCGCCTCGGCGCCAACGGCACCACCGTCAAGGTCATCGCCGGCATCCTGGTCCTGGTCATGATGGGCACCACCTACCTGACCAGCCGCCAGATGATCCTCAAGACCGGCTGGGCGGAGGACCCGCAGCAGCGGATGATCCAGCGGCTGATGCTCTACGGCATCCCGCTGTCGCTCCTGGTCTCCGGCGCGATCTTCCCGATCGGTGTGATCATCTACTGGGTCACCAACAACCTGTTCACCCTTGGTCAGCAGCAGTGGGTGCTCCGCAAGTTCCCGCCGCCGGCGAACGTCAGCACCACCAAGCCGGGCACCTCGCCCCGCGGCCCGGTGCAGCCGGCGAAGTCGGGTGGCCTGCTCGGCCGCGGCAAGCCGGCCGCCCAGGTGCCGGCGAAGCCCGCCGCGCCGAAGGTCGCCGCCCCCAAGCCCGGCGCCAAGCCGGTGAACCCGAAGAAGGGCCGCCCCGCCAAGCGGAAGGGCTGA
- the yidD gene encoding membrane protein insertion efficiency factor YidD, whose amino-acid sequence MLTGPIIAYRRWISPALPARCRFYPSCSAYALEAVARHGALRGAGLTVRRLLRCHPFHPGGHDPVPEPGGRRRADVTGA is encoded by the coding sequence GTGCTGACCGGGCCCATCATCGCGTACCGTCGGTGGATAAGCCCGGCTCTGCCGGCCCGCTGTCGGTTCTATCCGTCGTGCAGTGCGTACGCCCTCGAGGCGGTGGCCCGGCACGGCGCGCTCCGGGGAGCCGGCCTCACGGTCCGGCGGTTGCTGCGCTGCCACCCATTCCACCCAGGTGGACACGACCCGGTGCCGGAGCCGGGCGGTCGCCGACGTGCCGATGTGACTGGAGCCTGA
- the rnpA gene encoding ribonuclease P protein component — MLAAAQRLRRSTDFAAAVRGGRRAGRGAVVVHLTLPTGAEPEARTSPKPARDVGAEQTSAPTRAGFVVSKAVGPAVVRNRVRRRLRHLVRERLADLPPGSTLVVRALPAAADASYPRLGADLDAAIAAARSPRGRRSR, encoded by the coding sequence GTGCTGGCGGCCGCACAGCGACTGCGGCGTAGCACCGACTTCGCCGCAGCGGTCCGCGGTGGCCGGCGTGCCGGCCGCGGCGCGGTGGTCGTCCACCTCACCCTGCCGACCGGGGCCGAACCCGAGGCACGAACCTCGCCGAAGCCGGCGCGGGACGTCGGTGCGGAGCAGACCTCCGCACCGACCCGCGCCGGCTTCGTCGTGTCCAAGGCGGTCGGCCCGGCCGTGGTCCGTAACCGGGTCCGCCGCCGGCTGCGGCACCTGGTCCGCGAGCGGCTGGCCGACCTCCCACCCGGCAGCACCCTGGTCGTACGGGCGCTGCCCGCCGCGGCCGACGCGTCCTACCCGAGGCTCGGCGCCGACCTGGACGCCGCCATCGCGGCCGCCCGTTCGCCCCGAGGGCGGCGGTCCCGGTGA
- the rpmH gene encoding 50S ribosomal protein L34, with amino-acid sequence MSKRTYQPNNRRRAKTHGFRLRMRTRAGRAILSTRRAKGRTRLSA; translated from the coding sequence GTGAGCAAGCGCACCTACCAGCCGAACAACCGCCGGCGCGCGAAGACCCACGGCTTCCGGCTGCGCATGCGCACCCGGGCCGGCCGCGCCATCCTGTCGACCCGTCGCGCCAAGGGCCGCACCCGCCTGTCGGCCTGA